The DNA segment GACAGCTTCGCCGAGGGAGTGCGCTACATCGAGCCGCGCTTCGCCCCGCAGCTGAGCGCCTCGGAAAAACTTTCGATCGAGGAGGTCCTGCTCGCCGTCGACCGCGGCCTGGCGCGGGCGAAGTCCGAGATCAACCGAAGGCCCGAGATCGCCTCCGGCGAAGAGCCGCCCTTCGATTACGGCATGATCGGCTGCGCGATGCGGAAGTTCGGCAAGACCTTCTCTCCTTATTACGGGAGCTTCATCGGCTGCCACCGCTACGCCCCGCTCTCTCAGGTCTTTCCCTTGGCCTCGATGGAATTGGTCCAGGCCCTGGTCGGCACCCGCGACCGCCGCGGCATCCCGATCGTCGGCTTCGACTTGGCGGGGGAGGAAAAGGGCTGGCCGGCCAACGCCCACCGCAAGGCCTTCGAGTACGCGCACCAGCATTTCCTGATGAAGACGGTCCATGCGGGTGAGGCTTATGGGCCCTCGTCGATCTTCCAGGCGATCACGCAGTGCCACGCCGACCGCATCGGCCACGGAACGCACCTTTTCGCCAGCGACCTGGTCGAGCATATCCCCAGCTCGGAGCGCGAGACCTACACCAAGGCCCTGGTGCACTACATCGCGGAGCGAAGGATCACGATCGAGGTCTGTCCGACCAGTAACTTACAGACCATCCCGAGCATCGGCGACATCCAGCACCACCCGGTGAAAAGGATGCTGGCCGAGCGCCTCTCGCTGACGGTCTGCACGGACAACCGCCTGGTCAGCCACACGACGGTGACGCAGGAACTAGAAAAGGTGGTGAGGGCCTTTTCGGTCGACGCGCACATTCTGCGAGATCTTATCGTCTACGGCTTCAAGCGGAGTTTTTCTCCCCTCCCCTATGTCGAAAAACGCGCCTACGTCCGCGGCGTGATCGATTTTTACGAGCGGCTCGAAAAAAAGTGGCAAAATGCGACGGAATAAGGGCCTAGACCTAAATTTCTTATTGATTCAGGGTTTCATTGCCCGTAGCTTAATCAGAGGGGCTCGCGAAATCCTTTAGGGAGACGCCCATGAAACGAATTACGACCCTCGCCGGCTTGGCCTTCGCCTTTTTCCTCACGCTCGCCGGCTCCCGAACGGCCTCGGCCCAATTCGATTTTTGCAACCGCCCTTACATCTCGCCCGACCTCGTCGCGAGAAACACCTGTCTGAGCATGCACGACGTCACCGCGACGCCGACCAACCCGGAGTGCAGCGACAAATTCAACGAATGCCGCAAGTATTTTAGGGAAAAGCTCGATGCGACCCTGGATTATTACTCGCAGTCGCAGTTCGGCGTCTTCACCGCCGCCGCGGAGAATTCCGTCAGCGGACCGGCCCCCTACAAGGTCGACGACAAAGACAAGTGCCGCAGCGCCGTTCACGGCGAGTTCCTGGGCAGCGGCGACTACCACGACAAGCACCAAAATCCCGCGAAGCAAAGCCTGGTGGCCGACGGTTTTGAAAAATTCAAGGCCGAGCTGCCGGAGGCCTGCGATCCTGAAAAGATGAAGACCGCCGCGGTCCCCGCAACCGGGGCACCCCCTAGCGCCCCAACGGCCGAGGATAAAAGCGCCGTCGCCGAGGCGCCCCTTCCCGCCCCGGCCGCGGCTCCGGCCCAAGGAGGGTGCAGCCTGGCGTCCAATGGCGCAGGCCACGGGATGGCCGCCTGGCTCGTGGCCCTGGCGTTGCCGCTCCTCCAACGGAAGAAAAGAAACTAAATTTACCGGAAAGCTAGATCCGCGGCGATATTCCTTGTTTCGATCGCAAGCGCGGCGAGGGATCAGCCGCGCTTGAACTTCTTGTACTTGATCCGATGGATCTTATCCGCCTCGGCGCCCAGGCGGCGGTGCTTGTCTTCCTCGTATTCCGAAAAATTCCCCTCGAACCAGGTGACCTGGCTGTCGCCCTCGAAGGCGAGGACGTGGGTGGCGATGCGATCCAAGAACCAGCGGTCGTGGCTGATGACCACCGCGCAACCGACGAAATTTTCCAAGGCCACCTCGAGGGCGCGCAGCGTGTTGACGTCGAGGTCGTTGGTGGGCTCGTCGAGCAGCAGGACGTTGCCGGCGTTTTGCAGGGCCAGGGCGAGGTGGACGCGGTTGCGCTCGCCGCCCGAAAGGACGTTGATGGGTTTTTGCTGGTCGGTGCCGGAAAAGTTGAATCGGGCCAAATAAGCGCGGCTATTGATCTCGCGGGGACCCAGCTTCAGGGTCTCGTGACCGCCGGACACGACGTCGTAAACGGTGCGCTTGTCGTCGGGCGAGAAGCGGTTTTGGTCGACGTAGCCGAGTTTGACGGTCTCGCCGACCTTGAAGGTCCCGGCGTCCGGCTTTTCCATCCCCATGATCATCTTGAAGAGCGTCGTCTTGCCCGCGCCGTTGGGCCCGATCACGCCGACGATGCCGCCCTGCGGGAGCTTGAAGTTCAGGTTTTCGAACAAGAGATTGTCGCCGTAGGCCTTGGCGACGCCCTGGGCCTCGATGACCATCTCGCCCAAGCGCGGTCCGGGCGGGATGTAGATCTCGATGTCGTCCTGGCGCTTCTCGTTCTCTTGGGCGAGCAGGCTCTCGTA comes from the Deltaproteobacteria bacterium PRO3 genome and includes:
- a CDS encoding adenosine deaminase family protein, which translates into the protein MASPAWITPDFLRAIPKTDLHVHLDGSLRLETLIELARQQGVELPSFEPQGLRELVFKDRYENLGEYLHGFQYTCAVLREPEALERVAYELAQDSFAEGVRYIEPRFAPQLSASEKLSIEEVLLAVDRGLARAKSEINRRPEIASGEEPPFDYGMIGCAMRKFGKTFSPYYGSFIGCHRYAPLSQVFPLASMELVQALVGTRDRRGIPIVGFDLAGEEKGWPANAHRKAFEYAHQHFLMKTVHAGEAYGPSSIFQAITQCHADRIGHGTHLFASDLVEHIPSSERETYTKALVHYIAERRITIEVCPTSNLQTIPSIGDIQHHPVKRMLAERLSLTVCTDNRLVSHTTVTQELEKVVRAFSVDAHILRDLIVYGFKRSFSPLPYVEKRAYVRGVIDFYERLEKKWQNATE